A stretch of Henckelia pumila isolate YLH828 chromosome 4, ASM3356847v2, whole genome shotgun sequence DNA encodes these proteins:
- the LOC140859899 gene encoding phosphoinositide phospholipase C 6-like isoform X1 — translation MEQSYDSYKMLRFFRRKFKISEPGPPPDVREAFRQYAEGLDHMMADHLLHFLNDHQGERCSAADAEAILQNVGRRRLNLEDLFNFLLRDDLNGPINDQVHHDMTAPLQHYFIYTGHNSYLTGNQLSSDSSEIPIIRSLQNGVRGIELDLWPNSGKDGVHVLHGRTLTTPIPLIKCLNCIRDHAFVASPYPVIITLEDHLTPELQAKVAKMVTQVFGDILYYPESGCLEEFPSPEALKHKIILSTKPPKEYLISNNTNIDEENSLPVEKDTSEDEVLVRFYLSRTIFRSFLTINGLTYLWFRKNQSDSDQDDEDNSVSRQKWGSVTEPEYRQLIGIHAGKAKKSLRDTLRSGIDKVNRLSLSEQRLEKAAESYATDLVRFTQKNILRVFPKGTRVTSSNFRPTVGWMHGAQMVAFNMQGYGKSLWMMHGMFRSNGGCGFVKKPDLLMRKGPSNEVFDPSLPLPVKLILRVNVYMGSGWRSDFSHTHFDAYSPPDFYTKVQIIGVQADSANRKTKIIEDDWGPYWNEEFTFPLRVPELALLRIEVREHNVSEKDDFGGQTCLPVSELKVGIRSVPLYDKKGVKFKSVRLLMRFQFE, via the exons ATGGAGCAGAGCTATGATTCATACAAAATGTTGAGATTCTTCCGCCGGAAGTTCAAGATCAGTGAGCCTGGGCCGCCGCCGGATGTGAGGGAGGCGTTCCGGCAGTATGCGGAGGGGCTTGACCACATGATGGCCGATCATTTGCTCCATTTCTTGAATGACCACCAAGGGGAACGGTGCTCCGCCGCTGATGCGGAGGCGATCCTTCAAAATGTCGGCCGCCGCCGTCTCAATCTGGAGGACTTGTTTAATTTTCTTCTCCGAGATGATCTCAATGGCCCCATTAATGATCAG GTACACCATGATATGACAGCTCCATTGCAACATTATTTCATATACACAGGTCATAACTCATATTTAACTGGGAATCAACTCAGCAGCGATAGTAGTGAAATCCCAATTATAAGATCTCTGCAAAATGGTGTGAGGGGAATCGAGCTCGATTTATGGCCAAATTCCGGAAAAGATGGCGTCCATGTTCTTCATGGAAG GACTCTAACGACTCCGATACCACTCATCAAGTGCTTGAATTGCATTAGAGATCATGCTTTTGTTGCATCTCCTTACCCAGTCATAATCACCTTAGAGGATCACCTCACGCCCGAACTTCAAGCGAAAGTCGCTAAG ATGGTTACACAAGTTTTTGGAGATATTCTATACTACCCCGAGTCGGGATGCTTGGAGGAGTTCCCTTCGCCGGAAGCCTTGAAGCACAAAATAATACTTTCCACGAAACCACCAAAAGAGTACCTCATATCCAACAATACTAACATTGATGAAGAAAACTCATTGCCAGTGGAAAAAGATACATCGGAAGACGAAGTTTTGGTGAGATTTTATTTATCTAGGACGATTTTTCGGAGTTTTTTAACCATCAATGGGCTAACATACTTGTGGTTTCGAAAAAATCAGAGTGATAGTGATCAAGATGATGAAGATAACTCTGTTTCAAGACAGAAATGGGGTAGTGTAACAGAACCAGAATACAGACAACTCATCGGTATTCATGCCGGAAAGGCGAAAAAAAGCCTGAGAGATACTCTAAGAAGTGGAATTGATAAAGTTAATCGACTTAGTTTGAGTGAGCAAAGACTTGAAAAGGCCGCAGAATCTTATGCAACTGATCTTGTAAG GTTCACTCAGAAGAATATCTTGAGGGTGTTTCCTAAGGGAACACGAGTGACATCTTCAAATTTCAGGCCAACTGTTGGATGGATGCATGGGGCTCAGATGGTTGCCTTCAATATGCAG GGATATGGAAAATCACTATGGATGATGCATGGAATGTTTAGATCCAACGGAGGGTGTGGGTTTGTCAAGAAACCCGATTTGTTAATGAGAAAAGGTCCAAGTAATGAAGTGTTTGATCCAAGTCTACCTTTGCCAGTCAAGCTAATACTAAGG GTGAATGTGTATATGGGGTCAGGATGGCGTTCGGATTTCAGCCACACACACTTTGATGCATATTCACCTCCCGATTTCTACACAAAG GTTCAAATAATAGGCGTCCAAGCGGATTCAGCCAATAGAAAAACGAAGATAATAGAAGATGATTGGGGACCCTACTGGAACGAAGAGTTCACATTCCCGCTAAGGGTCCCGGAGCTCGCGTTGCTACGAATCGAGGTGCGCGAGCATAACGTGTCCGAGAAAGATGATTTTGGTGGGCAGACATGTTTGCCAGTGTCGGAATTGAAGGTTGGAATAAGGTCTGTCCCATTGTATGACAAAAAGGGTGTTAAGTTCAAATCCGTTAGGCTTCTCATGAGgtttcagtttgaataa
- the LOC140859899 gene encoding phosphoinositide phospholipase C 6-like isoform X2 — translation MEQSYDSYKMLRFFRRKFKISEPGPPPDVREAFRQYAEGLDHMMADHLLHFLNDHQGERCSAADAEAILQNVGRRRLNLEDLFNFLLRDDLNGPINDQVHHDMTAPLQHYFIYTGHNSYLTGNQLSSDSSEIPIIRSLQNGVRGIELDLWPNSGKDGVHVLHGRTLTTPIPLIKCLNCIRDHAFVASPYPVIITLEDHLTPELQAKVAKMVTQVFGDILYYPESGCLEEFPSPEALKHKIILSTKPPKEYLISNNTNIDEENSLPVEKDTSEDEVLSDSDQDDEDNSVSRQKWGSVTEPEYRQLIGIHAGKAKKSLRDTLRSGIDKVNRLSLSEQRLEKAAESYATDLVRFTQKNILRVFPKGTRVTSSNFRPTVGWMHGAQMVAFNMQGYGKSLWMMHGMFRSNGGCGFVKKPDLLMRKGPSNEVFDPSLPLPVKLILRVNVYMGSGWRSDFSHTHFDAYSPPDFYTKVQIIGVQADSANRKTKIIEDDWGPYWNEEFTFPLRVPELALLRIEVREHNVSEKDDFGGQTCLPVSELKVGIRSVPLYDKKGVKFKSVRLLMRFQFE, via the exons ATGGAGCAGAGCTATGATTCATACAAAATGTTGAGATTCTTCCGCCGGAAGTTCAAGATCAGTGAGCCTGGGCCGCCGCCGGATGTGAGGGAGGCGTTCCGGCAGTATGCGGAGGGGCTTGACCACATGATGGCCGATCATTTGCTCCATTTCTTGAATGACCACCAAGGGGAACGGTGCTCCGCCGCTGATGCGGAGGCGATCCTTCAAAATGTCGGCCGCCGCCGTCTCAATCTGGAGGACTTGTTTAATTTTCTTCTCCGAGATGATCTCAATGGCCCCATTAATGATCAG GTACACCATGATATGACAGCTCCATTGCAACATTATTTCATATACACAGGTCATAACTCATATTTAACTGGGAATCAACTCAGCAGCGATAGTAGTGAAATCCCAATTATAAGATCTCTGCAAAATGGTGTGAGGGGAATCGAGCTCGATTTATGGCCAAATTCCGGAAAAGATGGCGTCCATGTTCTTCATGGAAG GACTCTAACGACTCCGATACCACTCATCAAGTGCTTGAATTGCATTAGAGATCATGCTTTTGTTGCATCTCCTTACCCAGTCATAATCACCTTAGAGGATCACCTCACGCCCGAACTTCAAGCGAAAGTCGCTAAG ATGGTTACACAAGTTTTTGGAGATATTCTATACTACCCCGAGTCGGGATGCTTGGAGGAGTTCCCTTCGCCGGAAGCCTTGAAGCACAAAATAATACTTTCCACGAAACCACCAAAAGAGTACCTCATATCCAACAATACTAACATTGATGAAGAAAACTCATTGCCAGTGGAAAAAGATACATCGGAAGACGAAGTTTTG AGTGATAGTGATCAAGATGATGAAGATAACTCTGTTTCAAGACAGAAATGGGGTAGTGTAACAGAACCAGAATACAGACAACTCATCGGTATTCATGCCGGAAAGGCGAAAAAAAGCCTGAGAGATACTCTAAGAAGTGGAATTGATAAAGTTAATCGACTTAGTTTGAGTGAGCAAAGACTTGAAAAGGCCGCAGAATCTTATGCAACTGATCTTGTAAG GTTCACTCAGAAGAATATCTTGAGGGTGTTTCCTAAGGGAACACGAGTGACATCTTCAAATTTCAGGCCAACTGTTGGATGGATGCATGGGGCTCAGATGGTTGCCTTCAATATGCAG GGATATGGAAAATCACTATGGATGATGCATGGAATGTTTAGATCCAACGGAGGGTGTGGGTTTGTCAAGAAACCCGATTTGTTAATGAGAAAAGGTCCAAGTAATGAAGTGTTTGATCCAAGTCTACCTTTGCCAGTCAAGCTAATACTAAGG GTGAATGTGTATATGGGGTCAGGATGGCGTTCGGATTTCAGCCACACACACTTTGATGCATATTCACCTCCCGATTTCTACACAAAG GTTCAAATAATAGGCGTCCAAGCGGATTCAGCCAATAGAAAAACGAAGATAATAGAAGATGATTGGGGACCCTACTGGAACGAAGAGTTCACATTCCCGCTAAGGGTCCCGGAGCTCGCGTTGCTACGAATCGAGGTGCGCGAGCATAACGTGTCCGAGAAAGATGATTTTGGTGGGCAGACATGTTTGCCAGTGTCGGAATTGAAGGTTGGAATAAGGTCTGTCCCATTGTATGACAAAAAGGGTGTTAAGTTCAAATCCGTTAGGCTTCTCATGAGgtttcagtttgaataa